GAAAAAGCCACATCGGGCGAAATTCGCGTTCATGTGGAGGCCCATTGCCCCAAAACAGACCCAGTACAACGGGCAATTGAGGTATTCGCTCAGTTAGGTATGCACCAGACCAAAGACCAGAATGGGGTTCTGTTTTACCTAGCTCATGCCGATCGGAAGTTTGCCATCATTGGCGATAAAGGAATTGATGCCAAGGTTCCGGTCGATTTCTGGGAAAGTACAAAAGACTTACTGCGTAGTCATTTCAAACAGGGCGCTTATGCTCAAGGGTTGAGCCTAGGCATTGAGCGGGCTGGTCAGCAGTTGAAACACTATTTCCCCTACACCAGCGACGATATCAACGAACTCTCCGACGATATTTCGTTTGACTAATACTGCCGTGAATGTACACCTCATTGTAAATTATCTTTTCCGGGTACGTCGCTTCGGATTCGTCATATTCCTACTGCTATTTTCGGCCAGTGTTTGGGCGCAGGATACCGCAACGGATACGGTTATTCCTGATAAGCCTAATCCGCCCCGGCTGGTCAATGATTTTGTTGGTATTTTGAGTAGTAGTGAGCGGACACAACTGGAGCAGAAACTCCGCGCCTATAACGACTCAACATCTACACAGATTACGATTGTTATTGTCAGAACCACCGAACCATACCCAATTGGCGATTTCGCTTTTCAGGTTGGCCGCAAATGGGGCGTGGGCCAGCAAGGGAAGAACAATGGACTGGTTTTAGCGTGGGCTACTCAAACCCGTAAGATTTACATTGCTACGGGCTATGGGGTAGAAGGGGCAATACCGGATGCCATTGCCAAACGAATCATCAGCAATACCATCGTTCCGGCGTTCAAACAGGAGCAATGGTATCAGGGACTGGATGCTGCTACGACCGAAATTATCCAGCGACTTCAGGGAGAATATAAAGGCGAGCCCAAATCCAACTCTGATGATGAAGGGGCTGGCACCTTTTTTATTGTGCTGATCGTCTTTCTGATCATCATTTTCATCATTGCCCGTAAGAATCGCGGAGGAGGCAACAATCGAAACCGTGGCGGTGGCTGGGGTGGCCCCGTTTTCCTGCCGACTCCAGGCTGGGGATCGGGTTGGGGTAGCTCAGGCGGTGGCTGGAGCGGTGGTGGAAGTAGTGGTGGCGGCTTCGGTGGCTTTGGCGGTGGCAGCTTCGGTGGTGGTGGTGCTGGCGGAGACTACTAATAGGATTGGTCAAAAGAGTGATGACAGCAGAAATGGGCTTCATCACTCCTCTAATCCATTTTAAATGACCTGTTTCTCAATCAGCAGAATAAACAGGTGAATTACCTTGATATGGATTTCCTGAATGCGGTCGGCGTATCCAAAATGGGGGACCCGAATTTCGACATCGGCCTTACCAGCCAGTTTGCCACCATCTTTTCCCGTCAGCAAAATCACTTTCATTCCCTTTTCGCGGGCAGCCTCTACGGCTTTTAGAATATTGCCCGAATTGCCACTGGTACTTAAGCCAAGTAATACATCGCCTTTGTTGCCCAATCCTTCAATAAACCGCGAGAACACGAACTCATAACCGAAATCGTTGCTGACGCACGATAAGTGACTAACATCCGAAATGGCAAGGGCAGCCAGCGAACGACGGTTATCCCGATAGCGGCCCGATAGTTCTTCGGCAAAGTGCATGGCATCGCAATGAGAGCCGCCATTTCCGCAGGAAATGATCTTGTGGCCCGATTTTAATGCATCGGCCATGACAATCGCAGCCTGCTCAATAGCTTCCAGGTGGGCGGGGTTTGCCAGAAACGTATCCAAAACCGACTGGGCTTCGGTTAATTCCTGACGAATAAGATCAATCATTGATTCAGTTGTAAAGTTTATCGCCTGTAAAGTTCTGAAGTTGGCGACTAAGACCCAACTCAGGCTACGGAATTTATACTATCTATTGATTCTGTGGCGCATTAACTAGTTCGTTATCAATGGGCTCGCTTGTTAACAGGCGATTCCTCTAAAATACCCAATTACGATATGGGAGGTTCCAACGGAGGGCAAAGCTGGCCACCTGCTCGCCATAGCTATTCGGCTTGTACTGACTATCCTGATAGCGATACAAGAAACGACCTTCCAGAAATATATTGTGCCGGATCATATACGAAGCTCGTACATCGGCATACGTAATGATGGTTTTGCGGCCCTGACCAATGTAATTACCTTCGTCCCGGTATCGGTAGGTATAATCTTTCAGGATATTACTGCCGTAGTTGATGTCAGGGGCTGTATCGGCTCCATACATCATAACGCCCCCGATTCCATTGAATGACCATTTTTTCTGCTGATACCGAATAATCCCCAATCCTTCTACAAAGTTGGCACCTAGTGGATGCGCCAGGGGCTGGCTATAATGGGCGTAGTTAGTTTGTCCGGCACTGACCGTTGGAGACGATTCATGCGAGTAAGTATAGGGCCTCGCCAGGTTCATTTCTAGCTGAAGATCAAGATTCGGTACGGCAAAGGCATCGATGTATTTACCCCCTAGCTGAATGGCAAATTTATTGGTCCAGTCGCCCTGGCCGGCCAGCAGTGGCTTTAAGCGAAACTCATCCAGCAAAATCTGCGAATACACCAGAAAATGCGACAGAAAATTAGCCTTAAGATCGATACCAATAAAAGCATTGTCTTTACTGCCCAGGCTTGACTCTACGTAGCGGTACAGAATGACAGGATTTAGATAACTTAGGTCTAGCCGATCACGGCTAAAAACTTCGGCTTCAAAGACTCCTACGTTGAGGAAATCAGTCACATTGATGCTCAGATGATGAATAGCCGCAAATTTTGGGGGAATCAGTTTTTCGCCCTGAGGTAGTGGGGCCTGATTGTTTTGCAGCGATGTAAAGAGGTTGGTGTACTGGATTTTCTTTCCGAGCCGGGTCGATAATTTTAGAAACAGGTAAGCCGGGCTATTGTCGGACAGGAATAACGACCGGAAGCCGTTCCCAAAGAAATTTCGGTCGTGCCCAAATTGAACATTGATAACTTTAAGCGTATTGAAGGTAATATACCCTCGCGCGGAAAGGAAATCGGCTCCTCGGGTACCAAAATTTTTGATGAAGCTTTCGCCGGGTGCTGTTGGCTGAATATCGCCTGTTGAGTTGTAAGCCTGCCCATACGTTAGGCCATACTGTCGGATATATTCCGGATAAATAGCCTGATTATCCGAAAAATAGGTGTAAAAGCCGAGTTTACGGCCTATGGTTCCACGCACTTCCAGCCCACGCGTGTTTATAAAAAGTGGTTGCTGATCGGTCGGCGGAATGCCAGTGCTATACGAAGTCCGGTCCAGACCGGGACCAATATAGAAAACCGGATTAACGTGCAGATCGACGTCGGGAGTCTGTAAGTTGTAAAAGTCTGCCTTCTTCTTATAAAAATGCGTTAATAAGGGTTTGCGGCTATCGCCAACTGTCTTTGGCGATCTCAAATGGCGGGTAAACGGGTCTTTACCCAGTGTATCGTAAGGGGTTGCCCATTCCCAACTGTCGTTGCGGAGGTAGTCAATAGTAAAGTAATCAGTGTCGGATAAGCTACGTCTGGGGTGAGCGGCAACGCTATCGGCCAATTGAATAACACTCTGACGGTTGTAGGGCTTGACAGTGCTGTGAAAGCCATCTGCCCACTGGCCCTGGCGAATTTCAAGTCGATCGATGAGGTGATAATAATCAGCGTTGAGCGGTACAAATGGACTTTGTGCCCGTACACATAACGAAAAGAAAAGGAAACAGATAACGTAACCGTTGTGGCGCATGTACTGTACTAACATTGGCCCTATCGGGCTTCTTGAGAACTAAGTTGAACCGTATGAGCCGCTTAAATTAGGCAATTGGTTTGGATATACGCCAACCTTGGGGCTAATTTACAGGCAAAGAAGCCTACAAACCATGTTTGTTTTTGCCCAGCAACCTTCCTTAGCGAACCAATTTATCGCCGAACTTCGAGATGTTTCCATTCAGCAGGATCGGCTGCGATTCCGTCGTAACCTTGAACGACTTGGTGAATTGATGGCATATGAGATTTCAAAAAAATTGCCCTATCAATCGGTCAATGTTCAAACACCCTTAGGTGTATCGAACACACAAGTCCTTCGACAACAGCCAGTTCTGGCAACTATCCTCCGGGCTGGTCTGCCTTTCCATCAGGGGTTTGCCAATTATTTCGACCGGGCAGAGAATGCATTCGCCGGGGCTTATCGGGGGTACTCATCAGCCGATGATGATGCCTTTGAAATCGCTATGGACTACATCGTTAGTCCTGACCTGAGCGGAAAACCCTTGATCCTCTGTGACCCGATGCTGGCTACGGGCCGTTCGCTCGAAAAAGTGTATCATGCTTTACTTCGATACGGTATTCCATCTCAAACACATATTGCTGCCGTTATTGCCAGCCCTGAAGGAATTCGGCATGTACAGCGGCAACTTCCGCAGTGCCATCTGTGGCTTGGGGCTATTGACGACCACTTGAACGAGCATTTTTATATTGTGCCCGGCATTGGTGATTCTGGCGATCTGGCATTTGGGGAGAAAGTCTAGGCAGGATGTAGGATGTATGAGGTTTTGTTGACTATATCATACACCATACATCCTGCCTAGATACTGCTTAACGTAGGTCGACCACTTCGACGCCAGGGTATTTGGTTTTATCAAAAACGAAGTATGAATCAGGCACGTTTACATTCGGGATAAACTTGGTGATGTTATACGTAGTCCGTTTGCCATCTTTGTTGGTAATGAGCCAGTTTCGGACTGATTTATCGGTCTTGTCAACCGAAATCTGTATGGTGGCAATAGGGCTTTTGGGGCGGTTAGGTGTTAGTTCAATGACTTCGAGTGTTCGGCCACCCACTTTTTGCTCCTTCAAAAACCGATAATCGAAACCGCGCTTGTAAATTGTATAGATCTGGGTTGGGTTCAGTTCCCCACTACCGCTGGCATCGTAATCCTGAACGTTTACTTCGTTCGTTTCCTTAATGTAGGTCGACATCGTTTTACCATCGGTAAATACTTCCTGTCCACCCAGAATCAAGTGAAACTTCTCATTTTTTACGGTCAGATCACCTTTATACGACTCCTTCGAACCACCTCCGGCACTTGTGTAGGTAAAAGCAGCCTGGTACGATTTCAGGGATTTATATCGTTTGCTCATCGCATCCAGAATGTCTTGAGCCCGTTTATCTTTCTGAGCGAAGGCCAATGATACCGTAAGGATGACCACGCTTAGCAACAATGCTATTTTCTTCATTTTTATAGGTGTTACTCAGTAATACAGGTTTAACCCGCTTATACGTCTTAGACGGGAAAGAGAATGGAAAAGTTTAATAGTTAGTCAGAAGAATAAGGGAATCAGGCTAATCATTTTTCAGCCGTTTGAGCAAATCTTCCAGCATCTGTAAATCCTGAACAAGTACATCGCGGGCTTTGCTGCCTTCAAAAGGACCTACAATTTTAGCTGCTTCTAACTGGTCTATCAATCGGCCTGCCCGGTTATAACCCAGCTTAAGCTTACGCTGAATCAGGGAAGTACTCCCCTGCTGGTGAATAACGATTAAGCGGGCTGCTTCGTCGAACATAGGGTCACGATTGCCCAGATCAACATCTTTTTCGTCGTTCTGACCACCATCATCACCAACAAACTCAGGAAGCGCGTAGGCGTCGTCATAGCCACGCTGGTTGCCAACGAATTCGCAGAGTTCTTCAATTTCATTGGTGTCGACAAACGGACATTGCAGACGGATGATCTCTGAATTTGATGATAGCAGCATATCGCCCATACCAACAAGCTGTTCCGCCCCACCTGTGTCCAGAATCGTCCGCGAATCAATTTTTGAGGTCACCTTGAACGATAGCCGGGCCGGGAAGTTGGCCTTGATCAAACCCGTAATCACGTTTACCGATGGCCGCTGTGTCGCTACAACCAGGTGAATACCAATGGCACGCGCCAACTGGGCCAGTCGGGCAATCGGCTGCTCAACTTCTTTACCGGCCGTCATCATCAGATCGGCCAACTCGTCGATAATCAGGACGATATAGGGTAGGAAACGGTGGCCTTTTTCGGGATTCAGCCGTCGTTTTACAAATTTGGCGTTATATTCTTTCAGGTTCCGGCAACCCGCATCTTTCAGCAGGTTATAGCGGGCATCCATCTCGATACAAAGCGAATTGAGGGTATTAACTACCTTCTTGGTATCAGTAATGATAGGCTCGTCGGAATCGGGCAGTTTAGCCAGGAAATGCCGTTCCAGTTTGTTGAAGAGCGTCAGTTCTACTTTTTTCGGATCAACAAGAACCAGCTTTAACTGCGATGGGTGCTTTTTGTAAATGAGCGAGGTAAGCAGTACGTTAAGTCCGACCGATTTTCCCTGACCCGTTGCCCCGGCCATTAGTAAGTGGGGCATTTTGGCCAGATCGGCAACGTAAATGTCGTTCGATATGGTTTTGCCCAGCACCACCGGCAGATCGAACTTCGAATTCGAAAAAGCCTCGCTGGTAATCATCGACCGCATCGAAACCATTTCACGGTTTTTATTCGGCACTTCGATACCAATGGTACCCATACCCGGCATAGGGGCAATGATACGGATACCCAATGCCGACAGGCTTAACGCAATGTCGTCTTCAAGGCTTTTTATTTTGGAAATACGAACTCCCTTAGCCGGTACGATTTCATACAGCGTAACGGTTGGACCGATAGAGGCCTGGATGGAGTCGATTTCAATACCGAAGTTACGGAGCGTGGTTTCGATCTTCTCTTTGTTGGCTGTCAGTTCATCGTCCGAAACCTGCGCTTTTCGATTATTCTGGTAATCCGTTAGCAGATCGTTGGTCGGGTACTGATACTGGGGCAGGTCGAGAGTAGAGTCGTATAAGCCATGAATGGATACCAGATCATCATCTTCGAATGGATCAGGTTCAAGCACCGACGCTGGTGTGGTGCTGGATTCATTGGTATCTATTGGCTCTTCGGCCACCGCATCCCGATTTTTGATCGTGAGCGTAACCCCAGTTGTTTTAGTGATTACGTCGGCTGGTGGAGCCTCCTCTTCAGGTATTTTTTCCGTGTAGGTTTCGGTATGGTCGTTTTTAATAAATGTATTGGCGAGCGGAGAAATTGGAACAGGTTTCGCTTCTTCCTCAAACTCTCCGACGTTAAGCTCATCATCCTCTTCTTCGGCTTCAAACTCACTTTCCTCGTAGGTCTGCAACGGATTGCCTGGGCGATTGCGTGGCTTTGTGCGTACCGGACGGGATAAATCAGGTAGTTTGATGTGCCGTACATCGAAGAAATATACCACAAAAAAGAAGAGGAAAAAGCCAATAAATGCCAGATTCCCCCAGCCAAACAGGCCATACAGCAGTACGTTCAGCTCATAACCTACTCCTCCGCACCAGACACTGGATGTAGTGGCCGAATTCGTTACCAAAACAATATAACCCAGCAGTAAGCTACTCCATACCGTTACAAACAATAAGGCTACCGTAGTGCGGCTTAGGGGAAGTAGCTCGGTGCCGAACGTCAGTTTATAACCGGCCAGAAA
This window of the Spirosoma aerolatum genome carries:
- a CDS encoding TPM domain-containing protein; this translates as MQTNPFSPDEQQRIVEAIRQAEKATSGEIRVHVEAHCPKTDPVQRAIEVFAQLGMHQTKDQNGVLFYLAHADRKFAIIGDKGIDAKVPVDFWESTKDLLRSHFKQGAYAQGLSLGIERAGQQLKHYFPYTSDDINELSDDISFD
- a CDS encoding TPM domain-containing protein: MNVHLIVNYLFRVRRFGFVIFLLLFSASVWAQDTATDTVIPDKPNPPRLVNDFVGILSSSERTQLEQKLRAYNDSTSTQITIVIVRTTEPYPIGDFAFQVGRKWGVGQQGKNNGLVLAWATQTRKIYIATGYGVEGAIPDAIAKRIISNTIVPAFKQEQWYQGLDAATTEIIQRLQGEYKGEPKSNSDDEGAGTFFIVLIVFLIIIFIIARKNRGGGNNRNRGGGWGGPVFLPTPGWGSGWGSSGGGWSGGGSSGGGFGGFGGGSFGGGGAGGDY
- the lpcA gene encoding D-sedoheptulose 7-phosphate isomerase, giving the protein MIDLIRQELTEAQSVLDTFLANPAHLEAIEQAAIVMADALKSGHKIISCGNGGSHCDAMHFAEELSGRYRDNRRSLAALAISDVSHLSCVSNDFGYEFVFSRFIEGLGNKGDVLLGLSTSGNSGNILKAVEAAREKGMKVILLTGKDGGKLAGKADVEIRVPHFGYADRIQEIHIKVIHLFILLIEKQVI
- the upp gene encoding uracil phosphoribosyltransferase; the protein is MFVFAQQPSLANQFIAELRDVSIQQDRLRFRRNLERLGELMAYEISKKLPYQSVNVQTPLGVSNTQVLRQQPVLATILRAGLPFHQGFANYFDRAENAFAGAYRGYSSADDDAFEIAMDYIVSPDLSGKPLILCDPMLATGRSLEKVYHALLRYGIPSQTHIAAVIASPEGIRHVQRQLPQCHLWLGAIDDHLNEHFYIVPGIGDSGDLAFGEKV
- a CDS encoding LolA family protein, with product MKKIALLLSVVILTVSLAFAQKDKRAQDILDAMSKRYKSLKSYQAAFTYTSAGGGSKESYKGDLTVKNEKFHLILGGQEVFTDGKTMSTYIKETNEVNVQDYDASGSGELNPTQIYTIYKRGFDYRFLKEQKVGGRTLEVIELTPNRPKSPIATIQISVDKTDKSVRNWLITNKDGKRTTYNITKFIPNVNVPDSYFVFDKTKYPGVEVVDLR
- a CDS encoding FtsK/SpoIIIE family DNA translocase → MAQPTTSPRQNTLRRQDERNEPRPRLPNNKSSNRSQRSTFNWGAALDRWFTDQRSVLTLGVLLMVLAVGLLVAFISYLFNGPADQSVVGAAFSGPLSETANETRNWVGLVGAYIAHAFVFRWFGVGALAIPIIVFLAGYKLTFGTELLPLSRTTVALLFVTVWSSLLLGYIVLVTNSATTSSVWCGGVGYELNVLLYGLFGWGNLAFIGFFLFFFVVYFFDVRHIKLPDLSRPVRTKPRNRPGNPLQTYEESEFEAEEEDDELNVGEFEEEAKPVPISPLANTFIKNDHTETYTEKIPEEEAPPADVITKTTGVTLTIKNRDAVAEEPIDTNESSTTPASVLEPDPFEDDDLVSIHGLYDSTLDLPQYQYPTNDLLTDYQNNRKAQVSDDELTANKEKIETTLRNFGIEIDSIQASIGPTVTLYEIVPAKGVRISKIKSLEDDIALSLSALGIRIIAPMPGMGTIGIEVPNKNREMVSMRSMITSEAFSNSKFDLPVVLGKTISNDIYVADLAKMPHLLMAGATGQGKSVGLNVLLTSLIYKKHPSQLKLVLVDPKKVELTLFNKLERHFLAKLPDSDEPIITDTKKVVNTLNSLCIEMDARYNLLKDAGCRNLKEYNAKFVKRRLNPEKGHRFLPYIVLIIDELADLMMTAGKEVEQPIARLAQLARAIGIHLVVATQRPSVNVITGLIKANFPARLSFKVTSKIDSRTILDTGGAEQLVGMGDMLLSSNSEIIRLQCPFVDTNEIEELCEFVGNQRGYDDAYALPEFVGDDGGQNDEKDVDLGNRDPMFDEAARLIVIHQQGSTSLIQRKLKLGYNRAGRLIDQLEAAKIVGPFEGSKARDVLVQDLQMLEDLLKRLKND